One stretch of bacterium DNA includes these proteins:
- the rpsS gene encoding 30S ribosomal protein S19: MARSIKKGPYVDQKLVMKIDKLNQSNTKKVVKTWARRSMIPPEFVGHTIAIHNGKKFIPVFITENMVGHKLGEFSPTRTFRTHSNKKADKR; this comes from the coding sequence ATGGCTCGTTCCATCAAAAAAGGTCCGTATGTCGATCAAAAGTTAGTTATGAAGATTGATAAGCTTAATCAGTCAAATACCAAGAAGGTAGTGAAAACATGGGCAAGAAGAAGTATGATTCCCCCTGAATTTGTAGGGCATACAATTGCCATACATAATGGCAAGAAATTTATACCGGTTTTTATTACTGAAAATATGGTGGGTCATAAATTGGGTGAGTTCTCTCCCACAAGGACTTTCAGAACCCACAGCAATAAAAAGGCTGATAAGAGATAG
- the rplP gene encoding 50S ribosomal protein L16: MLMPSKVKWRKPQRGRMRGKAYRGSKISFGTYGLKAQQPGWLTSRQIEAARVAMTRHIKRGGKLWIRVFPDKPVTTKPAETRMGKGKGAPEFWVAVIKPGRILFELEGVPFNTAKEALRLASYKLPLKTKFVSTIKEGDES; encoded by the coding sequence ATGTTAATGCCGTCAAAGGTGAAATGGAGAAAACCACAACGCGGCCGAATGAGAGGAAAAGCTTACAGAGGTTCCAAGATTTCTTTCGGTACTTATGGTTTAAAGGCACAACAGCCGGGCTGGCTTACAAGCAGGCAGATTGAGGCTGCACGTGTTGCAATGACCAGGCATATAAAGCGTGGCGGTAAATTGTGGATAAGAGTGTTCCCGGATAAACCTGTTACCACTAAACCAGCAGAAACGCGTATGGGAAAAGGAAAAGGTGCACCGGAATTTTGGGTTGCTGTAATAAAGCCAGGTAGAATTCTATTTGAACTTGAGGGTGTACCGTTCAATACAGCAAAGGAGGCTTTACGACTTGCCTCGTATAAGTTGCCGTTAAAAACAAAGTTTGTTTCTACAATAAAAGAGGGGGACGAGTCGTGA
- the rplV gene encoding 50S ribosomal protein L22 has protein sequence MEAKAVARYIRMSPRKVRLVADLVRDKSVGEALNLLHFTQKRSALPVEKLLRSAVSNMMNKEEASKLEPEDLYIKEIFVDEGPMMKRFRPRAMGRATMIRKRFAHITIVVSDAPAKE, from the coding sequence ATGGAAGCAAAAGCTGTTGCAAGGTATATTAGAATGTCTCCGAGAAAGGTCAGGTTAGTAGCAGATCTTGTCAGGGATAAGTCTGTGGGAGAAGCACTTAACCTTCTGCATTTTACTCAGAAGAGAAGCGCTCTGCCTGTTGAAAAACTTCTTCGTTCTGCCGTATCTAATATGATGAACAAAGAAGAGGCTTCTAAATTAGAGCCTGAAGATTTGTATATTAAAGAAATATTTGTAGACGAGGGCCCTATGATGAAAAGATTCAGACCTAGGGCTATGGGTAGGGCTACCATGATTAGAAAACGTTTTGCGCATATTACAATTGTGGTTTCAGACGCACCTGCAAAAGAATAA
- the rpmC gene encoding 50S ribosomal protein L29, with translation MKMDEIRQMPLEEIKIRLEDTEEELSNLQFQLALHQLDNPLKVRNLRRDVARLRTVIREYELGLRIDKKPQG, from the coding sequence ATAAAGATGGACGAGATCCGGCAGATGCCTCTTGAGGAAATTAAGATTCGTTTGGAGGACACTGAAGAGGAGCTTTCAAATCTTCAATTTCAGCTTGCGCTTCATCAGTTGGATAATCCTCTTAAGGTTCGTAATTTGAGAAGGGATGTTGCTCGGCTGAGGACAGTTATCAGAGAGTATGAACTGGGACTTCGAATTGACAAGAAGCCTCAGGGCTGA
- the rplN gene encoding 50S ribosomal protein L14, producing the protein MIQQYTRLNVADNTGAKKVQCIKVLGGSKRRYGSVGDIIVVSVKSAIPGGTVKKGEISKAVIVRTKKEINRNDGTYLRFDDNAVVLINDQGEPKGTRIFGPVARELREKQFMKIVSLSPEVL; encoded by the coding sequence ATGATTCAACAATATACACGATTAAATGTTGCCGATAATACCGGAGCCAAGAAAGTTCAGTGTATTAAAGTGCTGGGGGGATCAAAACGGCGTTACGGATCTGTAGGCGATATAATAGTAGTATCGGTTAAAAGTGCTATCCCCGGCGGTACTGTGAAAAAAGGTGAAATCAGCAAGGCAGTCATCGTCAGGACCAAAAAAGAAATTAACAGGAATGACGGAACTTATTTACGGTTTGATGATAATGCAGTGGTTTTGATCAATGATCAGGGTGAGCCGAAGGGAACGAGAATATTTGGGCCGGTGGCAAGAGAATTACGTGAGAAACAGTTTATGAAGATTGTTTCATTGTCACCTGAAGTACTTTAA
- the rpsC gene encoding 30S ribosomal protein S3: MGQKVHPIGLRLGINKSWKSLWFDEKNFAKKLHEDLMLRKYIRKRMPNAGISNIEIKRTPKRITLTIHTSRPGIVIGKKGSEVDKLKEELQKITSQNVQVNIHEIKRPELDAYLVAENVVRQLESKISFRRAMKRAITSTMRMGAEGVRIRCSGRLGGAEMARVEQYREGRIPLHTLRADIDYAQIEAHTTYGIIGVKVWICKGEIV, translated from the coding sequence TTGGGACAGAAGGTACATCCAATCGGGTTGAGACTCGGCATTAATAAATCATGGAAATCTCTGTGGTTTGATGAAAAAAACTTTGCAAAAAAACTTCATGAAGATCTTATGCTTCGGAAGTATATAAGAAAGCGTATGCCTAATGCCGGGATATCAAATATTGAGATTAAGAGGACGCCAAAAAGAATTACACTAACAATCCATACATCCCGCCCGGGTATTGTTATCGGGAAAAAGGGTTCGGAAGTTGATAAACTGAAAGAAGAGCTTCAGAAGATTACTTCCCAGAATGTTCAGGTTAATATTCATGAGATAAAACGCCCTGAACTGGATGCATATCTTGTTGCTGAAAATGTTGTGCGTCAGCTTGAATCCAAAATATCTTTCCGCAGAGCAATGAAACGTGCAATTACATCAACAATGCGAATGGGTGCTGAAGGTGTGAGAATACGCTGCTCAGGCAGGCTTGGTGGTGCTGAGATGGCAAGGGTGGAGCAGTACAGAGAAGGAAGAATTCCTCTGCACACCCTACGGGCAGATATTGATTATGCACAGATCGAAGCACATACTACGTACGGAATAATCGGCGTTAAGGTTTGGATATGCAAAGGTGAAATAGTTTGA
- the rpsQ gene encoding 30S ribosomal protein S17, with amino-acid sequence MTGRSQRKTFVGKVVSNKMDKSVTVEVVRRFRHPLYGKLVTKTAKFMAHDEENQCTIGDTVQIAETRPLSKKKRWRLVKIIKKAQ; translated from the coding sequence ATGACCGGAAGATCACAGAGAAAGACATTTGTAGGTAAAGTTGTAAGTAATAAGATGGATAAAAGTGTTACGGTAGAGGTAGTAAGGCGATTCCGCCATCCTCTATACGGTAAATTAGTTACAAAAACAGCTAAGTTTATGGCTCATGATGAAGAGAATCAGTGTACAATCGGAGACACTGTACAAATAGCTGAAACGCGTCCGCTTAGTAAAAAGAAGCGGTGGCGTCTGGTGAAAATTATTAAAAAGGCACAATAA
- the rplB gene encoding 50S ribosomal protein L2, which translates to MPVKSFRPRTPSQRYKTVSTFEEITKEKPEKSLVRSKKQKSGRNNLGRVTMRRRGGGHKRLYRVIDFKRNKDNIPAKVAAIEYDPNRTGRIALLFYADGEKRYIIAPRGLNVGDTVLSGDNATVSVGNMLPLDKIPFGTDIHNIELYPNGGGKLVRGAGTSAKLMAREGKYALIKLPSGEVRMILSRCRATVGQVGNEDHVNISIGKAGRSRWLGKRPKVRGVVMNPIDHPMGGGEGKSSGGRHPTTPWGKMTKGLKTRKKGKKSDKYIVKKRRG; encoded by the coding sequence ATGCCAGTAAAGAGTTTTAGACCCAGAACACCGTCGCAACGGTATAAAACCGTATCGACGTTTGAGGAAATTACAAAAGAAAAGCCGGAAAAATCTCTTGTAAGATCGAAAAAACAAAAATCCGGACGTAACAATTTAGGGCGTGTTACAATGCGCCGCCGCGGCGGCGGGCATAAACGTCTTTATCGAGTAATAGATTTTAAGAGGAATAAGGACAATATACCTGCAAAAGTAGCTGCAATAGAATATGATCCTAACAGAACAGGAAGAATTGCACTGCTTTTTTATGCGGATGGTGAGAAGAGATATATCATTGCTCCAAGAGGGTTAAATGTCGGTGATACTGTGCTATCAGGGGATAATGCAACTGTAAGTGTAGGAAATATGCTTCCGCTTGATAAAATTCCCTTTGGTACTGATATTCACAATATCGAACTCTATCCAAACGGCGGAGGAAAGCTTGTACGCGGAGCAGGAACATCTGCTAAGTTGATGGCAAGAGAAGGTAAATATGCCCTCATAAAACTGCCATCAGGAGAGGTGAGGATGATTCTTTCCAGGTGCAGGGCTACTGTCGGGCAGGTTGGTAATGAAGATCACGTCAATATTTCTATAGGTAAGGCAGGGCGTTCAAGATGGCTTGGAAAACGTCCGAAGGTAAGAGGGGTCGTAATGAATCCCATTGACCATCCCATGGGTGGAGGTGAAGGAAAATCATCGGGTGGACGTCATCCGACTACACCGTGGGGTAAGATGACAAAAGGTCTCAAAACCCGTAAAAAGGGTAAGAAATCTGATAAGTACATCGTTAAAAAACGTAGAGGATAA